In a single window of the Candidatus Krumholzibacteriia bacterium genome:
- a CDS encoding DUF4097 family beta strand repeat-containing protein → MNLSSTSLILLFCLPLGLTAGTLERTRTLEYSPDGIETFSLETGSRNLEIRGAGNGMIVFELTARIRARKREQAEAIFRKLGVHEEREGGHLRLRCKDFGKKVSLDYRVFLPAGIAVEILSSSGNLEILDHRGRVDFQSGSGDLRIRSLDGPARLRSNSGDFSLASINGDLNARSHSGDIDVRGLFGDCEVECSSGEIRVSGLSGNLEAKTSSGDVEAKGIASPAHSFLVFTSSGDVDLALHPEASVFLQLRSGSGNLEVQAPMEVLELDRHRLKGYLASGDLPARVETSSGDIRIRLQEKKE, encoded by the coding sequence GTGAATCTTTCCTCGACTAGCCTGATCCTCTTGTTCTGCCTGCCGCTTGGCCTCACTGCTGGAACTCTCGAGAGGACCCGAACCCTGGAGTATTCGCCGGATGGAATCGAGACCTTCAGTCTTGAAACCGGTTCCCGGAATCTGGAGATCCGGGGTGCCGGGAACGGGATGATTGTCTTTGAGCTCACTGCCAGGATTCGTGCCCGAAAAAGAGAACAGGCCGAGGCGATCTTCAGAAAACTGGGGGTTCATGAAGAAAGGGAAGGTGGGCATCTGAGATTGCGCTGTAAGGATTTCGGGAAGAAGGTTTCCCTCGACTACCGGGTTTTCCTTCCGGCAGGCATCGCAGTGGAAATCCTGTCGAGCAGCGGGAATTTGGAGATTCTGGATCATCGGGGCCGCGTGGATTTTCAAAGTGGCAGCGGTGATCTGCGGATTCGTTCTCTTGATGGCCCTGCCCGCTTGAGGTCAAATAGCGGAGATTTTTCCCTGGCATCAATCAACGGCGACCTGAACGCCAGAAGCCATAGCGGTGACATTGATGTTCGGGGGCTTTTCGGGGACTGCGAAGTGGAGTGTTCCAGCGGTGAAATCCGGGTTTCAGGGCTGTCGGGAAATCTGGAGGCAAAAACAAGCAGTGGTGATGTAGAGGCGAAGGGAATCGCCTCGCCCGCTCATTCCTTCCTTGTTTTTACAAGCAGTGGCGATGTGGATCTGGCTCTGCACCCGGAGGCCTCTGTCTTTTTGCAACTTCGCTCAGGCAGTGGAAATCTGGAGGTTCAGGCTCCCATGGAAGTGCTGGAACTCGACCGCCACCGGCTGAAGGGTTACCTGGCTTCGGGCGATTTGCCCGCTCGCGTCGAAACCTCCAGCGGTGACATCCGTATCCGGCTTCAGGAGAAAAAGGAATGA
- a CDS encoding sigma-70 family RNA polymerase sigma factor — protein MSRAEELELIRLCRKGEQDACRSLVERYQDSLYNYCFRILKDPSEAEEIAQECFVRTLTRLDRYKESFPFASWLFRIAHNLCIDHIRKRKRIAYSLDAGIEGEEGSWHPEQASQNPSPQEDTIRSEENTLLNQAIAELPEQYRSILLLRHQEDLSYQEISSILKLPLGTVKIRIHRARERLKRRLRRESFLD, from the coding sequence GTGAGCCGTGCAGAAGAGCTGGAACTGATCCGTCTCTGCCGCAAGGGGGAGCAGGATGCCTGTCGCTCTCTTGTGGAGCGCTATCAGGACTCCCTCTACAACTATTGCTTCCGCATTCTCAAGGATCCCTCAGAAGCCGAGGAAATTGCCCAGGAGTGTTTCGTCCGCACCCTGACCCGACTCGACCGCTACAAGGAAAGCTTTCCCTTCGCTTCCTGGCTGTTTCGCATCGCCCACAACCTCTGCATCGATCACATCCGCAAGCGAAAACGCATCGCCTATTCCCTGGATGCGGGGATCGAGGGAGAAGAGGGAAGCTGGCATCCGGAGCAGGCCTCCCAGAATCCGAGCCCGCAGGAAGATACCATTCGAAGCGAGGAGAATACACTCCTGAATCAGGCCATTGCCGAACTTCCCGAGCAGTATCGTTCCATCCTCCTCCTCCGGCATCAGGAGGATCTTAGCTATCAGGAAATCTCATCCATTCTCAAGCTTCCCCTCGGAACCGTCAAGATCCGGATTCACCGTGCTCGTGAAAGACTGAAAAGGAGACTCCGTCGTGAATCTTTCCTCGACTAG
- the eno gene encoding phosphopyruvate hydratase, translating into MSQIQEIRAREILDSRGNPTIEVDVILESGAIGRAGVPSGASTGEHEAVELRDGDRSRYLGKGVLDAVSNVNDKIAPRIIGEDALNQPRIDEMMLEIDATGNKGHLGANAILGVSIACSKAAASHVDLPYYQYLGGVSARALPVPQMNILNGGSHADNNVDIQEFMILPAGAPDFPTALRMGAETFHSLKSVLKERNLATSVGDEGGFAPNLESNEAALQVILEAIERAGYRPGEDIYLALDCAASEFFEYGEYHLAGENRKLSASEMVDYYAKLVEAYPIVSIEDGLDQNDWAGWKILTDRLGDEIQLVGDDIFVTNMQRLGRGIEEEVANSILIKLNQIGTVTETLDCIDMAKRAGYTNVISHRSGETEDVTISHVAVATNAGQIKTGSLCRSDRVAKYNELLRISEELEEQGLFEGLENLNTNGR; encoded by the coding sequence ATGAGCCAGATTCAGGAAATTCGCGCAAGGGAAATCCTCGATTCAAGAGGCAATCCGACCATCGAGGTCGATGTGATTCTCGAGAGCGGAGCCATCGGGCGAGCCGGAGTCCCGTCGGGAGCCTCGACCGGGGAGCACGAGGCCGTTGAACTCCGCGATGGCGACCGAAGCCGCTATCTTGGCAAGGGAGTTCTTGATGCGGTTTCCAATGTAAACGACAAGATTGCGCCCAGAATCATCGGCGAAGATGCTCTCAATCAGCCCCGGATCGATGAGATGATGCTGGAAATCGATGCTACGGGAAACAAGGGACACCTGGGAGCCAATGCGATTCTCGGGGTCAGCATTGCCTGCTCGAAGGCGGCGGCCAGCCATGTGGACCTGCCCTACTATCAGTATCTGGGCGGGGTCAGCGCCCGCGCCCTGCCGGTTCCCCAGATGAACATTCTCAATGGCGGATCCCATGCCGACAACAATGTCGACATCCAGGAGTTCATGATTCTGCCTGCGGGGGCTCCGGACTTCCCCACTGCCCTTCGCATGGGTGCCGAGACCTTCCACTCCCTGAAGTCCGTTCTCAAGGAACGCAATCTGGCGACATCTGTCGGCGATGAGGGAGGCTTTGCCCCCAATCTGGAGTCCAATGAAGCGGCCCTGCAGGTGATTCTTGAAGCCATTGAAAGGGCAGGCTATCGACCGGGAGAGGACATTTATCTGGCCCTGGACTGTGCGGCGAGCGAGTTTTTCGAGTATGGGGAATACCACCTGGCAGGGGAAAACCGCAAACTGTCCGCAAGTGAAATGGTGGACTACTATGCCAAACTGGTCGAAGCCTATCCGATTGTCTCGATCGAGGATGGGCTCGACCAGAATGACTGGGCGGGATGGAAGATCCTCACCGACCGCCTGGGAGACGAGATCCAGCTCGTCGGCGATGACATCTTTGTTACGAACATGCAGAGGCTGGGACGGGGCATTGAGGAGGAAGTCGCCAACTCGATTCTCATCAAGCTCAACCAGATCGGAACCGTGACCGAGACCCTCGATTGCATCGACATGGCCAAGCGAGCGGGCTACACGAATGTCATCAGCCACCGCAGTGGCGAAACCGAGGATGTCACGATCAGCCATGTGGCCGTGGCCACGAATGCGGGGCAGATCAAGACCGGGTCGCTTTGTAGAAGCGACCGTGTTGCCAAGTACAATGAACTCCTGAGAATCTCCGAGGAACTGGAGGAACAGGGACTCTTTGAGGGCCTTGAGAATCTGAATACTAACGGACGCTAG
- a CDS encoding septum formation initiator family protein — protein sequence MPPSPQPFLRRPWQNGRIAGVPWRPLLLLGGGLLLLIFFFGQKGQIHQSRLKQQQSRLKGEIRVLENQETQLQNEIQLLQEDPGYREKVAREEWGYKKNDETVYYLKRESQP from the coding sequence ATGCCTCCCTCCCCCCAGCCCTTCCTGCGCCGCCCCTGGCAAAACGGACGCATTGCCGGTGTGCCCTGGCGCCCCCTCCTCCTGCTCGGAGGCGGGCTCCTTCTGCTCATTTTCTTCTTCGGCCAAAAGGGGCAAATCCATCAGTCTCGCCTGAAGCAGCAACAGTCCCGACTGAAGGGGGAAATCCGGGTTCTGGAGAATCAGGAAACCCAGCTCCAGAATGAAATCCAGCTCCTTCAAGAGGATCCCGGCTACCGGGAAAAAGTCGCTCGCGAGGAGTGGGGCTACAAGAAGAATGACGAGACCGTCTACTATCTGAAGAGAGAGAGTCAGCCCTAG
- the hppD gene encoding 4-hydroxyphenylpyruvate dioxygenase, translating to MSDFRILGFDHVGFYVSNAKQAAHYYRSVFGFHTRAYGGLETGLRDQTRYLLRQGKIDLLLSSPLEETGPIAEHVRLHGDGVKDVAFRVDNAEAAWKTCLERGAESAYEPYTLEDEKGRVTLSAIRTYGDTIHSFVERQDYAGIFLPGMRELDLPSPGKPVGLTHIDHIVGNQADAGMIPVVEWYEKILGFHRIWTVDDKDVSTEHSALRSIVVADPTEKVKMPINEPANGLKKSQIQEYIDYYKTPGVQHLAMYTSDIISTVKNLTDRGVDFILVPEEYYDELPDRVGEIDEDIPELAELGILVDRDDRGYLLQLFTQPVQDRPTLFFEFVQRKKARSFGKGNFKALFESIEREQALRGNL from the coding sequence ATGTCCGACTTCAGGATTCTGGGTTTCGACCATGTCGGCTTCTATGTGTCAAATGCCAAGCAGGCTGCCCACTATTATCGTAGTGTCTTCGGATTTCACACCCGGGCCTATGGCGGCCTGGAAACCGGCCTGCGCGACCAAACACGATACCTGCTGCGACAGGGCAAGATTGACCTCCTCCTTTCCTCGCCCCTTGAGGAGACCGGTCCCATCGCCGAGCATGTCCGACTCCACGGTGACGGAGTAAAGGATGTCGCCTTCCGGGTGGATAATGCGGAGGCCGCCTGGAAGACCTGCCTGGAGAGGGGTGCAGAAAGTGCCTACGAACCCTACACACTGGAGGATGAAAAGGGTCGAGTCACCCTGTCCGCCATCCGCACATACGGAGATACGATTCACAGCTTTGTCGAAAGGCAAGACTATGCCGGGATCTTTCTCCCCGGCATGAGGGAACTGGACTTGCCCTCACCCGGAAAGCCTGTGGGACTAACCCACATTGATCACATCGTCGGCAACCAGGCTGATGCTGGCATGATCCCGGTAGTGGAGTGGTATGAGAAGATCCTCGGCTTTCACCGGATCTGGACTGTTGACGACAAGGATGTTTCGACCGAGCACTCCGCTCTTCGCTCCATCGTGGTGGCAGATCCTACCGAGAAAGTGAAGATGCCCATCAATGAACCGGCCAATGGCCTGAAGAAGTCACAGATTCAGGAATACATCGACTACTACAAAACTCCCGGAGTGCAGCATCTTGCCATGTACACTTCGGACATCATCTCTACGGTGAAGAATCTGACCGATCGGGGTGTCGATTTCATTCTCGTTCCCGAAGAGTACTATGACGAACTCCCGGACAGAGTGGGCGAAATCGATGAAGACATCCCGGAACTGGCAGAACTCGGAATCCTGGTAGACCGCGATGACCGCGGCTACCTTCTCCAACTCTTTACACAGCCCGTTCAGGACCGACCCACCCTCTTCTTTGAATTCGTTCAAAGAAAAAAGGCCCGCAGTTTCGGAAAGGGCAATTTCAAGGCTCTCTTCGAGTCCATTGAAAGGGAACAGGCTCTTCGGGGCAATCTCTAG
- a CDS encoding fumarylacetoacetate hydrolase family protein produces the protein MKLCTYSLPADPTQRLGFLQDGQVVDAERCRSFLNHEKELPLSMREILSSWEENFAILRSLSEALEGKDLANLEFGGNSLSHNEEDIIYHAPVPDPPSFRDFYAFEQHVRAARKLRGLEMNPLWYEIPIFYFSNHNQLFAHRDDFPYPKGCDELDFELEFAAVIANGGQDVSAEEAKPLIAGYTILNDWSARDFQREEMQLNLGPAKGKDFGSSFGPWLVTADELEDAWDENGKLQLRMTCHVNGKLISDGNTNDLYHSFPSMIERASRNAMLMPGDYIGSGTVGTGCILELRPESVGGWIREGDVVRMEVEGLGVLENRVIGES, from the coding sequence TTGAAGCTCTGCACCTATTCACTTCCCGCAGACCCCACACAGCGTCTTGGCTTTCTTCAGGACGGACAGGTTGTCGATGCAGAAAGGTGTCGCTCCTTTCTGAATCATGAAAAGGAACTCCCTCTCTCGATGAGGGAAATCCTCTCCTCCTGGGAAGAGAACTTTGCCATTCTCCGTTCCCTCTCCGAGGCTCTTGAAGGGAAGGATCTTGCGAATCTGGAGTTCGGGGGCAATAGCCTCTCCCACAATGAAGAGGACATCATCTATCACGCACCCGTGCCCGACCCACCCTCTTTCAGGGACTTCTACGCCTTTGAGCAGCATGTTCGTGCGGCACGCAAACTGCGCGGGCTGGAGATGAACCCGCTCTGGTACGAGATTCCGATTTTCTACTTCTCCAACCACAATCAACTCTTCGCCCATCGAGATGATTTTCCTTACCCGAAGGGATGCGATGAACTGGACTTCGAGTTGGAATTTGCAGCCGTGATCGCCAATGGCGGGCAGGATGTCTCTGCAGAAGAGGCAAAGCCCCTGATCGCGGGCTACACGATTCTCAATGACTGGTCGGCCCGGGACTTCCAGCGTGAAGAAATGCAACTGAACCTTGGCCCGGCCAAGGGCAAGGACTTCGGAAGCAGCTTCGGTCCCTGGCTTGTCACCGCAGACGAGTTGGAAGATGCCTGGGACGAGAACGGAAAACTGCAGTTGCGAATGACCTGCCACGTCAACGGAAAGCTCATCTCTGATGGAAATACCAATGATCTCTATCACTCTTTCCCCTCAATGATCGAGCGAGCCAGCCGGAATGCCATGCTCATGCCGGGCGACTACATCGGATCCGGTACGGTGGGCACCGGATGTATTCTGGAGCTTCGACCGGAGTCGGTCGGCGGCTGGATCCGGGAGGGAGATGTGGTTCGGATGGAAGTAGAGGGCCTCGGGGTTCTCGAAAACCGGGTCATCGGGGAGTCCTGA
- a CDS encoding homogentisate 1,2-dioxygenase: MPIYAKRGQIPSKRHVQFRNNSPSLLSEELVSRQGFGDIYSNLYHLNMPTAVRNVGEFQAQKLEAWSREHRHHHLRTAAMAIGGDAISARVPLFFNADMVLSKAHVDHNMELLYRNGHADELLFVHRGRGVLKSNFGNLPFHPGDYIVIPRGVIWQMEVEEDCRLLVLESAGAIKTPRRYRNEHGQLLEHSPFCERDLRLPEFQEPLDEKGEFLVNMKLAGGTQRLCYQHHPFDLAGWDGFYFPWIFNIEDFEPLTGRIHQPPTVHQTFQAPGLVVCSFVPRLYDYHPEAIPAPYAHSNVDSDEILYYVRGEFMSRKGIEEESISYHPMGLPHGPQPGKTEESIGAKETNELAVMIDTFRPLQMTPACAPLDDPVYPLSWI, from the coding sequence ATGCCAATTTACGCCAAGAGAGGGCAGATCCCCTCAAAACGCCATGTCCAGTTTCGCAACAATTCCCCTTCACTGCTCAGTGAGGAACTGGTCAGTCGTCAGGGATTCGGAGATATCTACTCCAACCTCTATCACCTCAACATGCCCACGGCCGTCAGAAATGTGGGTGAGTTCCAGGCACAGAAACTGGAGGCCTGGAGCCGGGAACATCGGCATCATCACCTGAGAACTGCGGCGATGGCCATTGGAGGAGACGCAATTTCAGCAAGAGTGCCTCTCTTCTTCAATGCCGACATGGTTCTCAGCAAGGCCCATGTAGACCATAACATGGAACTGCTCTACCGGAACGGGCATGCGGACGAGCTTCTCTTTGTCCACCGGGGTCGGGGAGTTCTGAAAAGCAACTTCGGCAATCTTCCCTTCCATCCGGGAGACTATATCGTCATTCCCCGGGGAGTAATCTGGCAGATGGAGGTCGAGGAAGACTGCAGGCTGCTGGTTTTGGAAAGTGCTGGAGCCATCAAGACTCCCCGGCGCTATCGCAATGAACACGGTCAGTTACTCGAGCACTCTCCTTTTTGCGAAAGGGATCTTCGTCTGCCTGAGTTCCAGGAGCCCCTTGATGAAAAGGGCGAGTTTCTGGTCAACATGAAACTGGCAGGAGGGACTCAGCGTCTCTGCTATCAACACCACCCTTTTGACCTCGCTGGCTGGGACGGTTTCTACTTTCCCTGGATCTTCAATATCGAGGACTTTGAGCCCCTTACCGGGCGCATTCACCAGCCCCCGACAGTGCACCAGACCTTCCAGGCACCGGGACTGGTGGTCTGTTCATTTGTGCCCCGACTCTATGACTATCACCCGGAGGCAATTCCTGCTCCCTATGCACACAGCAATGTCGACTCAGACGAGATCCTCTACTATGTTCGGGGAGAGTTCATGAGTCGAAAGGGAATCGAGGAAGAGTCGATTAGCTATCACCCCATGGGCCTGCCTCATGGGCCACAGCCTGGAAAGACAGAAGAATCCATCGGCGCGAAAGAAACCAATGAACTGGCGGTCATGATCGATACATTCCGTCCGCTTCAGATGAC